From the genome of Leptospira langatensis:
AAGCAAAACCAGTCAAGGATTTTGTCAGCGTATATTGTCCAAGGAATCCAGAGAATAAGAGGACTTTATCTTCTCATCCAGAGCCTTGAGTTCCGATTTATCGAAGACTGCTAATTTATTTCCAGAGAACCGGAAGACCAAAAAATTCTCCTTATTCTCGGAAATGGCTGCTTTTAGGCCTTCCACAGAGTCTACAGTCTTGTCGTTGACCGATTCCAGGATCAGATCTTGGAATTCCTGGTAAGCCTTATTCTTCTCATCCGGAAAGGTCCTAGAGAGAAGAACGATCCGATTCTTTTCCGGGTGCATTTTGCGAGAAAAACTTTCCGCTAAGTATACTAACTTGCGATCGCTCGAAGATTTGTATTTGTCTCCGTATTCTTTCAAATAGGTCCTAGTTAGTTCCGTAAACAAGAGACCTCCTGAGATCAAATACTTAGGAGCGACTCGATCCGAGCTTTCCGGAATGAGGAAAGCATCCTCGTTATAAGGCTTAAGCGCGTAACGGATCTCTCGTTTTCTTCCGTCCCGATAGAGGGTCAACTCCACGGTATCTCCCGAATTTATATAACTCCCATGCTTGGTGAGAAGAAGATCATATAAGACCTGTTTATGTTTGGAAGCCACGGGAGTTCCGTTCACAGAGATGATCGCATCTCCCGGAAACAGATTATGCATTGGACCGATGCCAGGTAAAACTTCCGAAACGACTGCGCCTATCGCACCCTTCGGAAAATAATAATCCTCTTCTGCGGGAGTCAGGGACGCTTCTGCAAAAAAACCTGGATGAGGGAAGGGGGATTGAGAAGAGAATCTGCTCTGGGAAAATCGTCTGAGAAGTTCCGCTCCACCGTTCCAACTTCC
Proteins encoded in this window:
- a CDS encoding PDZ domain-containing protein is translated as MKRLLLLVLFSHLCLSNLEAKGEPEFGVLVHFRKYSHHNPFQKGVPFQRKIPAIRVDERTAVALLKPGEVPLFAEIHPDDSAGRKAYFQKVDLDTGLGILILPEDIGRTKRIFPLAVLEEKPRTSPGCSAYFPNLEWASLESSKSILPLSKLAKKENTDGSRSFLYAGKKVCGFTDGSWNGGAELLRRFSQSRFSSQSPFPHPGFFAEASLTPAEEDYYFPKGAIGAVVSEVLPGIGPMHNLFPGDAIISVNGTPVASKHKQVLYDLLLTKHGSYINSGDTVELTLYRDGRKREIRYALKPYNEDAFLIPESSDRVAPKYLISGGLLFTELTRTYLKEYGDKYKSSSDRKLVYLAESFSRKMHPEKNRIVLLSRTFPDEKNKAYQEFQDLILESVNDKTVDSVEGLKAAISENKENFLVFRFSGNKLAVFDKSELKALDEKIKSSYSLDSLDNIR